The following coding sequences lie in one Spirosoma sp. KUDC1026 genomic window:
- the secG gene encoding preprotein translocase subunit SecG: MVTTTIVIICIITVLLILIVLVQNSKGGGLTGEFGGLGSNQLMGVKKTTDLLEQITWGLGIGLMVLSLASYMLVDRTQGGGINSVNVDRAQTQTLPGAAAPTPGAAAPAPSAATGAAPSQAAPGAQTPGASTSALTPQK; this comes from the coding sequence ATGGTAACGACAACTATTGTCATCATTTGCATTATTACAGTCCTGTTGATTCTGATTGTGCTTGTTCAGAACTCCAAAGGTGGTGGTTTGACGGGTGAATTTGGCGGACTTGGCTCCAATCAGCTCATGGGCGTTAAGAAAACGACTGACCTCCTGGAGCAAATCACCTGGGGCCTGGGTATCGGCCTGATGGTCCTGTCGCTGGCTTCGTATATGCTGGTCGACCGTACGCAGGGAGGTGGCATCAACAGCGTAAACGTTGACCGCGCTCAAACTCAGACGTTACCAGGCGCAGCTGCCCCAACTCCAGGTGCTGCCGCTCCAGCCCCTAGTGCTGCTACGGGTGCCGCACCTAGTCAGGCAGCGCCAGGTGCACAAACGCCAGGTGCTTCGACGTCAGCGCTTACCCCGCAGAAATAA
- the groES gene encoding co-chaperone GroES: MVAETESVKVNVKPLADRVLVEAAPAEEKTSFGIIIPDTAKEKPQRGTVVAVGAGKKDEPLTVQVGDTVLYGKYAGTEITVDGKEYLIMRESDIFAIL; this comes from the coding sequence ATGGTAGCAGAAACGGAAAGCGTTAAAGTGAACGTGAAACCGCTGGCCGACCGGGTGCTGGTAGAAGCCGCTCCGGCAGAAGAAAAAACCTCGTTCGGGATCATCATTCCTGATACGGCAAAGGAAAAACCCCAGCGTGGTACGGTCGTAGCCGTTGGTGCAGGTAAGAAAGATGAGCCACTGACGGTTCAGGTAGGCGATACGGTACTGTATGGCAAATACGCTGGTACGGAAATCACCGTAGACGGAAAAGAGTACCTCATCATGCGCGAATCTGACATTTTCGCAATTCTGTAA